Proteins found in one Subtercola endophyticus genomic segment:
- a CDS encoding P-loop NTPase — translation MPVEPLADAVRAALGRVLDPEIRKPITELDMVGDVTVDEGGAALVNVKLTIVGCPAADTIERDVRAATLGVTGVTAANIHVSVMTRDERAALTEKLRGPGGARQMQFGADSLTRIYAVTSGKGGVGKSTLTANLAAALAARGLAVGIVDADVYGFSIPGILGLVRDGAAQKPTRVDDMILPPVGFGVKVISIGMFVDDNAAVAWRGPMLHRTIQQFLTDVYFGDLDVLLLDLPPGTGDVAISVGQLLPHAEVLVVTTPQPAAADVAERSGVVARQTGQKIVGVIENMAGLPQPDGSVLELFGSGGGAEVVRRLSAGQDAPVPLLASIPLSVALRAGGDTGAPIVLTDPLDPAAVAILHVADQLAARPRGLAGLKLPVSPR, via the coding sequence GTGCCGGTCGAACCCCTGGCCGACGCCGTGCGCGCGGCACTGGGCCGCGTACTCGACCCCGAGATTCGCAAACCCATCACCGAGCTCGACATGGTGGGCGACGTGACGGTCGACGAGGGCGGTGCGGCGTTGGTGAACGTGAAGCTCACGATCGTCGGATGCCCGGCGGCCGACACCATCGAACGCGACGTTCGGGCGGCCACACTGGGCGTCACGGGGGTGACGGCCGCGAACATCCACGTCTCCGTGATGACCCGCGACGAACGAGCCGCGCTCACCGAGAAGCTGCGCGGCCCGGGTGGGGCGCGCCAGATGCAATTCGGTGCGGACTCCCTCACCCGTATCTACGCCGTCACGAGCGGTAAGGGCGGGGTAGGCAAGTCCACGCTCACCGCCAACCTCGCCGCAGCGCTGGCGGCGCGCGGGCTGGCCGTGGGCATCGTGGATGCCGACGTCTACGGGTTCTCGATTCCGGGCATCCTGGGCCTCGTTCGCGACGGCGCCGCGCAGAAGCCGACCCGAGTCGACGACATGATTCTGCCGCCCGTCGGGTTCGGCGTGAAAGTCATCTCGATCGGCATGTTCGTCGACGACAACGCCGCCGTGGCCTGGCGCGGCCCCATGCTTCATCGCACGATTCAGCAGTTTTTGACCGACGTGTACTTCGGCGACCTCGACGTGCTGCTGCTCGACCTTCCGCCCGGAACCGGCGACGTGGCGATCTCGGTGGGGCAGCTGCTGCCGCACGCCGAGGTGCTCGTGGTGACCACCCCGCAGCCGGCCGCCGCGGATGTCGCCGAGCGCTCGGGCGTCGTGGCGCGGCAGACCGGGCAGAAGATCGTGGGCGTCATCGAGAACATGGCGGGGCTGCCACAGCCTGACGGCAGCGTGCTCGAGCTGTTCGGTTCGGGCGGTGGCGCCGAGGTGGTGCGGCGGCTGTCGGCCGGTCAGGATGCTCCCGTGCCCCTGCTCGCCTCGATTCCCCTGAGCGTGGCCCTGCGCGCCGGCGGCGACACGGGCGCCCCGATCGTGCTCACCGACCCGCTCGACCCCGCTGCCGTCGCCATCCTGCACGTAGCGGACCAGCTCGCCGCCCGCCCACGCGGCCTCGCCGGCCTCAAGCTCCCCGTCTCCCCCCGCTGA
- a CDS encoding DUF1003 domain-containing protein: MARTSPNRTPDARLDAPKGMRTRVLPARRTSRDRFGRSTEAIARGMGTPWFLIILTGFVVLWIGFNTYGPENLRFDSAAIGFTALTLILSLQASYAAPLILLAQNRQDDRDRVQIEQDRQRAERNLADTEYLAREVVALRLAMQDMASKDFIRAELKALLEELTADDEAKQTGSA; the protein is encoded by the coding sequence ATGGCACGCACCTCGCCCAATCGAACTCCTGACGCGCGGTTAGACGCCCCGAAGGGCATGCGCACGCGGGTGCTCCCCGCGCGCCGAACCAGTCGCGACCGCTTCGGCCGCTCGACCGAGGCGATCGCCCGCGGAATGGGCACTCCGTGGTTTCTCATCATTCTGACCGGGTTCGTGGTGCTCTGGATCGGGTTCAACACCTACGGCCCCGAGAACCTGCGCTTCGACTCGGCGGCCATCGGGTTCACGGCGCTGACCCTGATTCTGTCGTTGCAGGCGTCGTACGCGGCCCCGCTCATCCTGCTCGCCCAGAACCGGCAAGACGACCGCGACCGGGTGCAGATCGAGCAAGACCGCCAGCGCGCCGAACGTAACCTCGCCGACACGGAATACCTGGCACGTGAGGTCGTGGCGCTGCGCCTGGCGATGCAAGACATGGCGAGCAAAGACTTCATTCGCGCAGAGCTCAAGGCGCTGCTCGAAGAGCTGACGGCCGACGACGAGGCGAAGCAGACCGGGAGTGCCTGA
- a CDS encoding magnesium transporter MgtE N-terminal domain-containing protein: MSATRVFVARLAGCTVFDPAGDRLGKVRDVLVVYRNNDSPRLVGLIVEIPGKRRVFVSIGRVTSIGSGQIITTGLMNVRRFEQRGGEVRVIAEILGRKVAFVDGSGEGTIEDVAIEQSGPGEWSVSQLFVRRPKTSASPFGKGPTVFATWSEVREQGKSAQSQSAEQLIATYGDMKPADLANTLLDLPQGRRLEVAEELPDARLADVLEEMPESDQVEIMNQLDDTRAADVLDQMQPDDAADLIAQFSEVRGEALLKLMQPEEADDVRMLLAYAPDTAGGLMTTEPIIVSADATVAEGLALIRRHELAPALGAAICVTLPPYEPPTGRFLGMVHFQRMLRYPPHERLGALVDDGLDPVTAETSAAEVSRILASYNLVSVPVVDENHRLVGVVTIDDVLDYLLPDDWRSHDEGEHTPVNRGRRSPNGTHLAQSNS, translated from the coding sequence GTGAGTGCCACCAGAGTCTTCGTCGCCAGATTGGCCGGGTGCACCGTCTTCGACCCCGCGGGCGACCGCCTGGGCAAGGTGCGCGACGTTCTCGTGGTCTACCGAAACAACGATTCGCCTCGGCTCGTCGGCCTCATCGTGGAGATTCCGGGCAAGCGCCGCGTATTCGTGAGCATCGGCCGCGTGACCAGCATCGGCAGCGGCCAGATCATCACCACTGGCCTCATGAACGTGCGCCGCTTCGAGCAGCGCGGTGGCGAAGTGCGTGTCATTGCCGAGATTCTCGGCCGCAAGGTGGCCTTCGTCGACGGCTCGGGTGAGGGCACCATCGAAGACGTCGCCATCGAGCAGTCGGGTCCCGGCGAATGGAGCGTGTCGCAGCTCTTCGTGCGCCGCCCGAAGACGAGCGCGAGCCCGTTCGGCAAGGGCCCGACGGTCTTCGCCACCTGGAGCGAGGTGCGCGAGCAGGGCAAGTCTGCGCAGTCGCAGTCGGCCGAACAGCTCATCGCAACCTACGGCGACATGAAGCCCGCCGACCTTGCCAACACGCTGCTCGACCTGCCGCAGGGCCGCCGGCTCGAGGTGGCAGAAGAGCTTCCGGATGCCCGGCTCGCCGATGTGCTCGAAGAGATGCCCGAGAGCGACCAGGTCGAGATCATGAACCAGCTCGACGACACCCGCGCCGCCGACGTGCTCGACCAGATGCAGCCGGATGACGCGGCAGACCTCATCGCGCAGTTCTCCGAAGTTCGCGGCGAGGCGCTCCTCAAGCTGATGCAGCCCGAAGAGGCCGACGACGTGCGTATGCTGCTCGCGTATGCGCCGGATACCGCGGGTGGCCTGATGACCACCGAGCCCATCATCGTGTCGGCCGACGCCACCGTGGCCGAAGGGCTCGCGCTCATCCGGCGGCACGAATTGGCTCCCGCGCTCGGCGCGGCGATCTGTGTGACGCTTCCGCCCTACGAGCCGCCGACGGGCCGGTTTCTGGGCATGGTGCACTTTCAGCGCATGCTGCGCTACCCGCCGCATGAACGCCTCGGCGCGCTCGTCGACGACGGGCTCGACCCCGTCACGGCTGAGACGAGTGCGGCTGAAGTCTCGCGCATCCTGGCGAGTTATAACCTGGTCTCGGTTCCCGTCGTCGACGAGAACCATCGATTGGTCGGGGTGGTGACCATTGACGATGTTCTCGACTACCTGCTGCCCGACGACTGGCGAAGTCACGACGAAGGCGAACACACCCCAGTAAACCGCGGAAGGAGATCACCCAATGGCACGCACCTCGCCCAATCGAACTCCTGA
- a CDS encoding general stress protein, producing the protein MTNQMPVSGRGSRQAPRMPRGDVVLTCETYEEAQAAVDVLAKADFPVSRIAIVGSDLKTVEVVTGKLSYGRGALAGAFTGAWLGLFIGLLLVIFSPTGTSVSFVVAAVLIGAGFGVLFGIVSYALNRRRRDFTSNIQVIATSYQIIADPDVANRARNLVAPGSAWGAAASTPAPSSGFTPPPAPAHPSDPPPAPVSDPPPPPS; encoded by the coding sequence GTGACCAATCAGATGCCCGTTTCAGGCCGCGGCTCACGCCAGGCGCCGCGTATGCCGCGCGGCGACGTGGTGCTCACCTGCGAGACGTACGAAGAGGCACAGGCAGCAGTAGATGTCTTGGCGAAGGCGGACTTTCCCGTGAGCCGCATCGCTATCGTGGGCAGCGATCTCAAGACCGTCGAGGTCGTGACGGGCAAGCTGAGTTACGGGCGCGGCGCGCTGGCCGGTGCGTTCACGGGGGCGTGGCTTGGGCTGTTCATCGGGCTGTTGCTGGTGATCTTCTCACCCACGGGCACGTCGGTGTCGTTCGTCGTGGCCGCGGTGCTGATCGGCGCCGGGTTCGGTGTGCTGTTCGGCATCGTGTCGTATGCGCTGAACCGGCGGCGGCGCGACTTCACCTCGAACATCCAGGTCATCGCCACGAGCTACCAGATCATCGCCGACCCCGACGTGGCGAACCGCGCCCGCAACCTCGTGGCGCCCGGTTCGGCCTGGGGTGCCGCTGCTTCGACCCCGGCGCCTTCCTCAGGTTTCACGCCCCCGCCGGCCCCCGCGCATCCCTCCGACCCGCCGCCCGCGCCCGTTTCCGACCCCCCGCCCCCGCCCTCCTGA
- a CDS encoding aminopeptidase P family protein — protein MAEQTDTAPRATSNRSTTPGSDSFKQYISSNWAERTDVLPPARDEAAFAAERRARLSAKYPGKRLIIPAGRLKQRSNDTDFPFRAHTVFSYLTGWGSDSEPGAVLVLEPVAESESESESESGAGAAGHDAALYFRERAGRDSDEFYANPEIGEFWIGPRPSLAQVAADLALTAHGIADLDAVLEAVDGDTLIIREADPELTALVDARVAAAVIEAQDEAALPTIAFSPASGEKEEVDESAQLEQDLSEMRLVKDEYEIGQMRLAIAATAAGFDDIIRDFARITAHERGERLVEGVFNSRARADGNAVGYDTIAASGPHACILHWTRNDGPVVPGDLMLVDAGVELDSYYTADITRTLPVSGTYSPEQRMIYEAVREAADAAFAIVRPGIRFREIHATAMGVIARKTAEWGLLPVSAEEAVQPQNQQHRRYMVHGTSHHLGLDVHDCAKARREMYLDGVLEAGMVFTIEPGLYFQPDDLTVPESFRGIGVRIEDDILVTPTGAENLSAAIPRTADDVEAWVSAAGALNGRSL, from the coding sequence ATGGCTGAACAGACCGACACCGCACCCCGCGCCACCTCGAACCGCTCCACCACGCCCGGCTCGGACTCCTTCAAGCAGTACATCTCGAGCAACTGGGCCGAACGAACGGATGTTCTGCCCCCGGCCCGCGACGAGGCCGCCTTTGCGGCCGAACGCCGCGCCCGTCTTTCGGCGAAGTACCCGGGCAAGCGGCTCATCATTCCCGCCGGCCGGCTGAAGCAGCGCTCGAACGACACCGACTTTCCGTTCCGCGCGCACACGGTGTTCAGCTACCTCACTGGGTGGGGCTCGGATTCCGAGCCCGGCGCGGTGCTGGTGCTCGAGCCCGTGGCCGAGTCCGAATCCGAATCCGAATCCGAGTCTGGTGCCGGCGCGGCCGGTCACGACGCCGCGCTCTACTTTCGCGAGCGCGCCGGCCGAGACTCCGACGAGTTCTACGCGAACCCCGAGATCGGCGAATTCTGGATCGGGCCGCGCCCGTCACTGGCTCAGGTCGCCGCCGATCTCGCCCTGACCGCCCACGGCATTGCCGACCTCGATGCGGTTCTCGAAGCCGTCGATGGCGACACCCTGATCATCCGGGAGGCCGATCCCGAGCTGACGGCGCTTGTCGATGCTCGTGTCGCCGCCGCAGTCATCGAGGCGCAAGACGAGGCGGCCCTGCCGACCATCGCGTTCAGCCCCGCATCCGGCGAGAAAGAGGAGGTCGACGAGTCGGCCCAGCTCGAGCAAGACCTCTCAGAGATGCGCCTCGTGAAAGACGAATACGAGATCGGCCAGATGCGCCTCGCCATCGCGGCGACCGCCGCGGGCTTCGACGACATCATCCGCGACTTCGCCCGCATCACCGCTCACGAGCGCGGCGAGCGTCTGGTCGAGGGCGTGTTCAATTCCCGTGCCCGTGCCGACGGCAACGCGGTGGGCTACGACACCATCGCCGCCTCGGGCCCGCACGCGTGCATCCTGCACTGGACCCGCAACGACGGCCCCGTCGTACCCGGCGACCTCATGCTCGTCGACGCCGGGGTCGAACTCGACTCGTACTACACCGCCGACATTACGCGCACGCTGCCGGTCAGCGGCACGTACAGCCCCGAACAGCGGATGATCTACGAAGCCGTTCGGGAGGCCGCCGACGCCGCCTTCGCCATCGTGCGCCCCGGCATTCGCTTCCGTGAGATCCACGCTACGGCGATGGGCGTCATCGCCCGCAAGACCGCCGAGTGGGGCCTGCTGCCTGTGTCGGCCGAAGAGGCCGTTCAGCCGCAGAACCAGCAGCACCGCCGCTACATGGTGCACGGCACGAGTCACCACCTCGGCCTCGACGTGCACGACTGCGCCAAGGCGCGGCGCGAAATGTACCTCGACGGTGTGCTCGAGGCGGGCATGGTGTTCACCATCGAGCCCGGCCTCTACTTTCAGCCCGACGACCTGACCGTGCCCGAGTCGTTCCGCGGCATCGGCGTGCGCATCGAAGACGACATTCTCGTCACCCCCACCGGCGCCGAGAACCTCTCCGCGGCCATCCCCCGCACCGCCGACGACGTCGAGGCGTGGGTGAGCGCAGCGGGCGCCCTGAACGGGCGCTCGCTCTAA
- a CDS encoding PHP domain-containing protein produces the protein MPDAAPAFGAPIDLHTHSSASDGTETPYDVIRSASEAGLGTIALTDHDTTAGWASAAQAAHDFDLTFIPGMELSTRLEHTSIHVLAYLIDPANPALLAETETIRDARLARAERIVDRIGRDYDLTWQDVLAQTTEGATVGRPHIADALVAKGLAENRSQAFQGILHWRAGYFQPHYAPTPLAGVELVVAAGGVPVLAHPGTGGRERVVPEARLRKLVDAGLFGLEIEHRQNTPDGKERLYELAAKFGLVVTGSSDYHGEGKPNRLGENRTSPEVLERIITRATGTPPVYGSRTSGSAPAGGEPARTL, from the coding sequence ATGCCCGACGCCGCACCCGCCTTTGGCGCACCCATCGATCTGCACACGCACAGCAGCGCGTCAGACGGAACCGAAACGCCCTATGACGTCATTCGGTCGGCGAGCGAAGCGGGGCTCGGAACGATCGCGCTCACCGATCACGATACGACGGCGGGCTGGGCATCCGCTGCCCAGGCGGCGCACGATTTCGACCTCACCTTCATTCCGGGTATGGAGTTGAGCACCCGGCTCGAACACACGAGCATTCACGTTCTGGCCTACCTCATCGACCCCGCGAACCCGGCGCTGCTGGCCGAGACCGAAACGATTCGGGATGCCCGGCTCGCCCGCGCCGAACGAATCGTCGATCGCATCGGCCGCGACTACGACCTCACCTGGCAAGACGTGCTCGCGCAGACCACAGAAGGCGCGACGGTCGGCCGGCCGCACATCGCCGACGCGCTCGTGGCGAAGGGGCTAGCCGAGAACCGCAGTCAGGCGTTTCAGGGCATTCTGCACTGGCGGGCCGGGTATTTTCAGCCGCACTACGCCCCGACGCCGCTTGCCGGTGTCGAGCTGGTCGTCGCCGCCGGGGGAGTGCCGGTGCTCGCGCATCCCGGTACCGGCGGCCGAGAGCGAGTCGTGCCAGAGGCGCGGCTGCGCAAGCTGGTGGATGCCGGGCTCTTCGGTCTCGAAATCGAACACCGCCAGAACACGCCCGACGGCAAGGAGCGGCTTTACGAGCTCGCTGCGAAGTTCGGCCTCGTGGTGACCGGGTCGAGCGACTACCACGGCGAGGGCAAGCCCAACCGCCTGGGTGAGAACCGCACCTCGCCTGAGGTGCTCGAGCGCATCATCACCCGCGCCACCGGCACGCCGCCCGTCTACGGAAGCCGCACCTCGGGGTCAGCCCCCGCCGGCGGCGAGCCCGCCCGCACCCTCTGA